A genomic stretch from Longimicrobiaceae bacterium includes:
- a CDS encoding DinB family protein, whose translation MSIADTLLPEFDQEMATTRRVLERVPDDQPDWKPHPKSFSIAHLAQLVASLPGWIGQTLTSTELDLAAGGGGYTNETTETLLKTFDENVHSSREAIANAKDADYDVPWSLKMRDQILFTLPRSVVVRQHISHLVHHRGQLTVYLRLRDVPVPSIYGPTADEGWGTERS comes from the coding sequence ATGAGCATCGCGGACACGCTGCTGCCCGAGTTCGACCAGGAGATGGCCACCACCCGGCGCGTCCTCGAGCGCGTCCCCGACGATCAGCCCGATTGGAAGCCGCACCCGAAATCCTTCTCCATCGCCCACCTGGCCCAGCTCGTGGCGTCGCTGCCGGGATGGATCGGGCAGACCCTGACCAGCACCGAGCTCGACCTGGCCGCCGGTGGCGGCGGATACACCAACGAGACCACGGAAACCTTGTTGAAAACGTTCGACGAGAACGTGCACAGCTCCCGCGAGGCGATCGCCAACGCCAAAGACGCCGACTACGACGTCCCCTGGTCGCTGAAGATGCGGGACCAGATCCTGTTCACCCTCCCGCGAAGCGTGGTCGTCCGCCAGCACATCAGCCATCTGGTTCACCACCGGGGGCAGTTGACAGTGTACCTGCGGCTGCGGGATGTGCCCGTCCCGTCGATCTACGGGCCGACGGCGGATGAGGGATGGGGGACGGAGAGAAGTTAG